The following proteins are encoded in a genomic region of Helianthus annuus cultivar XRQ/B unplaced genomic scaffold, HanXRQr2.0-SUNRISE HanXRQChr00c046, whole genome shotgun sequence:
- the LOC110877467 gene encoding vacuolar-sorting receptor 1 isoform X2: MRIWKLGFVICVWFLLFAVESCLCRFMVENINLKVTSSSEDLKGSYKCALANFGIPRYGGTLRGLVKYPKENQEACNNFTDVSFKPDNPGALPVFLLVDRGCYFTNKAWNAQNAGVAAILVTHETDDLITMDMPEHDPNATYLQNLTLSSVFITHSLGVSLKKELEKPNPILVTLDWTEALPHPDERVEYEFWTNTNDECGLKCDNQLNFVKTFKKVAQTLEQNGDTRFTPHYITWYCPEEYTSSDKCKSQCINHGRYCAPDPEEDFSKGYTGKEVVVQNLIQACFYKVANESGKPWLWWDYVTDFSTRCQMKEHKYDQECAHEVIKSFGVDTKKIDECVGDTTADTENAVLKAEQHAQIGSGTRGDVTIQPTVVINNRQYRGRLDNKAVLKAICSGFKEGTEPALCLSYEIETNECLVDNGGCWSDKVTNITACKDTFRGKVCECPVVNGVKFVGDGYTHCEASAALRCQVNNGGCWEGSKEGRNYTACIGDHTKGCECPSGFKGDGVNSCEDIDECKEKKACQCSKCKCKNTWGSYECNCAANLFYLKEHDICISAKDVNTSDGWGFAWVFFGLIAIGVVGYIFYKYRVRRYMDSEIRAIMAQYMPLDGEVEVPVTRSHGDI; the protein is encoded by the exons ATGAGGATTTGGAAGTTGGGTTTTGTGATTTGTGTTTGGTTTCTTCTGTTCGCAGTTGAATCATGTTTGTGTAGATTTATGGTGGAAAATATTAATTTGAAAGTTACGTCGTCATCTGAGGATTTGAAAGGCAGTTATAAGTGTGCACTTGCTAATTTTGGTATTCCTAGATATGGAGGAACATTAAGGGGTTTGGTTAAATATCCAAAggagaatcaagaagcttgcaATAACTTCACTGATGTTTCTTTCAAACCGGATAATCCCGGTGCCCTTCCGGTCTTTCTTCTTGTGGATCGCG GTTGTTACTTCACAAACAAGGCATGGAACGCACAAAATGCAGGGGTTGCAGCTATTCTCGTTACACATGAAACCGACGATTTAATCACCATGGATATGCCTGAACATGATCCAAATGCAACTTACTTGCAGAACTTAACACTCTCATCCGTTTTCATCACACACTCACTTGGAGTTTCACTAAAAAAAGAACTAGAAAAACCAAATCCAATTCTTGTAACTCTTGATTGGACAGAAGCTCTCCCTCATCCGGATGAACGAGTTGAATACGAGTTTTGGACAAACACCAACGATGAATGCGGACTCAAGTGTGATAATCAGTTAAATTTTGTCAAAACGTTTAAAAAGGTGGCGCAAACACTTGAACAAAATGGGGACACGCGATTCACACCGCATTATATAACTTGGTATTGTCCGGAGGAGTATACTTCAAGTGATAAATGCAAGTCACAGTGTATTAATCATGGAAGATATTGTGCCCCGGATCCTGAGGAAGATTTTAGTAAAGGGTATACTGGGAAagaagttgttgttcaaaatttAATTCAGGCGTGTTTTTATAAGGTGGCAAATGAAAGTGGAAAACCGTGGCTTTGGTGGGATTATGTGACTGATTTTTCGACGCGTTGCCAAATGAAAGAGCATAAGTACGACCAAGAATGCGCACATGAAGTTATCAAATCATTTG GAGTTGATACCAAGAAAATAGATGAATGTGTGGGTGATACAACAGCAGACACCGAAAACGCAGTCCTCAAGGCTGAGCAGCACGCGCAG ATAGGGAGTGGTACTCGCGGGGATGTGACAATACAACCAACTGTTGTAATAAATAACAGACAATATAGGG GTAGACTGGATAACAAGGCAGTTCTGAAAGCCATTTGTTCAGGATTTAAGGAGGGCACAGAGCCGGCTCTCTGTTTAAGCTACG AAATAGAAACAAACGAGTGTCTGGTCGACAACGGCGGCTGCTGGAGTGACAAAGTTACTAATATTACTGCTTGCAAG GATACTTTCCGAGGGAAAGTGTGTGAATGCCCGGTTGTGAACGGTGTGAAGTTTGTTGGTGATGGTTATACACACTGTGAAG CTTCCGCAGCCCTACGCTGTCAAGTTAACAATGGAGGCTGTTGGGAAGGCAGCAAAGAGGGCAGGAACTACACTGCTTGTATT GGTGACCATACAAAAGGTTGTGAGTGTCCATCGGGATTCAAGGGAGATGGAGTTAATAGTTGTGAAG ATATTGATGAATGCAAAGAGAAAAAGGCATGCCAGTGTTCTAAATGCAAATGCAAGAATACATGGGGAAGCTATGAGTGTAATTGTGCAGCCAACTTGTTCTACCTTAAAGAACATGATATATGTATAA GTGCCAAAGATGTTAACACGAGTGAT
- the LOC110877467 gene encoding vacuolar-sorting receptor 1 isoform X1, translated as MRIWKLGFVICVWFLLFAVESCLCRFMVENINLKVTSSSEDLKGSYKCALANFGIPRYGGTLRGLVKYPKENQEACNNFTDVSFKPDNPGALPVFLLVDRGGCYFTNKAWNAQNAGVAAILVTHETDDLITMDMPEHDPNATYLQNLTLSSVFITHSLGVSLKKELEKPNPILVTLDWTEALPHPDERVEYEFWTNTNDECGLKCDNQLNFVKTFKKVAQTLEQNGDTRFTPHYITWYCPEEYTSSDKCKSQCINHGRYCAPDPEEDFSKGYTGKEVVVQNLIQACFYKVANESGKPWLWWDYVTDFSTRCQMKEHKYDQECAHEVIKSFGVDTKKIDECVGDTTADTENAVLKAEQHAQIGSGTRGDVTIQPTVVINNRQYRGRLDNKAVLKAICSGFKEGTEPALCLSYEIETNECLVDNGGCWSDKVTNITACKDTFRGKVCECPVVNGVKFVGDGYTHCEASAALRCQVNNGGCWEGSKEGRNYTACIGDHTKGCECPSGFKGDGVNSCEDIDECKEKKACQCSKCKCKNTWGSYECNCAANLFYLKEHDICISAKDVNTSDGWGFAWVFFGLIAIGVVGYIFYKYRVRRYMDSEIRAIMAQYMPLDGEVEVPVTRSHGDI; from the exons ATGAGGATTTGGAAGTTGGGTTTTGTGATTTGTGTTTGGTTTCTTCTGTTCGCAGTTGAATCATGTTTGTGTAGATTTATGGTGGAAAATATTAATTTGAAAGTTACGTCGTCATCTGAGGATTTGAAAGGCAGTTATAAGTGTGCACTTGCTAATTTTGGTATTCCTAGATATGGAGGAACATTAAGGGGTTTGGTTAAATATCCAAAggagaatcaagaagcttgcaATAACTTCACTGATGTTTCTTTCAAACCGGATAATCCCGGTGCCCTTCCGGTCTTTCTTCTTGTGGATCGCGGTG GTTGTTACTTCACAAACAAGGCATGGAACGCACAAAATGCAGGGGTTGCAGCTATTCTCGTTACACATGAAACCGACGATTTAATCACCATGGATATGCCTGAACATGATCCAAATGCAACTTACTTGCAGAACTTAACACTCTCATCCGTTTTCATCACACACTCACTTGGAGTTTCACTAAAAAAAGAACTAGAAAAACCAAATCCAATTCTTGTAACTCTTGATTGGACAGAAGCTCTCCCTCATCCGGATGAACGAGTTGAATACGAGTTTTGGACAAACACCAACGATGAATGCGGACTCAAGTGTGATAATCAGTTAAATTTTGTCAAAACGTTTAAAAAGGTGGCGCAAACACTTGAACAAAATGGGGACACGCGATTCACACCGCATTATATAACTTGGTATTGTCCGGAGGAGTATACTTCAAGTGATAAATGCAAGTCACAGTGTATTAATCATGGAAGATATTGTGCCCCGGATCCTGAGGAAGATTTTAGTAAAGGGTATACTGGGAAagaagttgttgttcaaaatttAATTCAGGCGTGTTTTTATAAGGTGGCAAATGAAAGTGGAAAACCGTGGCTTTGGTGGGATTATGTGACTGATTTTTCGACGCGTTGCCAAATGAAAGAGCATAAGTACGACCAAGAATGCGCACATGAAGTTATCAAATCATTTG GAGTTGATACCAAGAAAATAGATGAATGTGTGGGTGATACAACAGCAGACACCGAAAACGCAGTCCTCAAGGCTGAGCAGCACGCGCAG ATAGGGAGTGGTACTCGCGGGGATGTGACAATACAACCAACTGTTGTAATAAATAACAGACAATATAGGG GTAGACTGGATAACAAGGCAGTTCTGAAAGCCATTTGTTCAGGATTTAAGGAGGGCACAGAGCCGGCTCTCTGTTTAAGCTACG AAATAGAAACAAACGAGTGTCTGGTCGACAACGGCGGCTGCTGGAGTGACAAAGTTACTAATATTACTGCTTGCAAG GATACTTTCCGAGGGAAAGTGTGTGAATGCCCGGTTGTGAACGGTGTGAAGTTTGTTGGTGATGGTTATACACACTGTGAAG CTTCCGCAGCCCTACGCTGTCAAGTTAACAATGGAGGCTGTTGGGAAGGCAGCAAAGAGGGCAGGAACTACACTGCTTGTATT GGTGACCATACAAAAGGTTGTGAGTGTCCATCGGGATTCAAGGGAGATGGAGTTAATAGTTGTGAAG ATATTGATGAATGCAAAGAGAAAAAGGCATGCCAGTGTTCTAAATGCAAATGCAAGAATACATGGGGAAGCTATGAGTGTAATTGTGCAGCCAACTTGTTCTACCTTAAAGAACATGATATATGTATAA GTGCCAAAGATGTTAACACGAGTGAT